The following are encoded in a window of Spea bombifrons isolate aSpeBom1 chromosome 2, aSpeBom1.2.pri, whole genome shotgun sequence genomic DNA:
- the KCNE2 gene encoding potassium voltage-gated channel subfamily E member 2, whose amino-acid sequence MSLDKNLTLTLENAFQKIFENYMNSWRDNMTAENDQLQETVSAENFDYVILYLMVMIGIFSFIVVAILVSTVRSKRNQSSEEKYEDPYQRYIANDWTESKTQCVVMENPVARSYTTPASP is encoded by the coding sequence ATGTCGCTGGATAAAAACTTAACGCTTACTCTGGAGAACGCCTTCCAGAAAATCTTTGAAAATTACATGAATAGTTGGCGTGACAACATGACGGCCGAGAACGACCAGCTGCAGGAGACCGTCAGCGCCGAGAACTTCGACTACGTTATCTTGTATCTCATGGTAATGATCGGGATATTTTCATTCATCGTTGTCGCCATCCTGGTGAGCACCGTCAGGTCAAAAAGGAATCAAAGCTCAGAGGAGAAATACGAAGACCCCTACCAGAGGTACATTGCCAATGACTGGACCGAGAGCAAAACTCAATGCGTCGTGATGGAAAACCCCGTTGCCAGGTCATATACCACACCGGCGTCGCCATAG